Proteins encoded by one window of Drosophila melanogaster chromosome X:
- the CG33669 gene encoding uncharacterized protein, translating to MSFKSSHKLKPNWLSRSKKYKLSDPSMIIRDIRQERALQQKFLSDTRSMTDLMQQLLDGNMLHGDVISSHFLEFPKSRCVHFEFCPEIERRRTTKIYNMRRSVQRALEYVVQNSIVRPKIEDDVEESQMEINNGCGAVVIDTIAAAFENSKDVNLTDKRD from the coding sequence ATGAGCTTTAAAAGTTCTCATAAACTAAAGCCAAATTGGCTTTCCCGTTCTAAGAAATACAAACTGTCGGACCCATCAATGATTATACGCGATATCAGACAAGAGAGAGCTCTGcaacaaaagtttttaagcGACACTCGTTCAATGACAGATTTGATGCAGCAGTTACTTGATGGCAACATGCTCCACGGCGACGTTATTAGTTCGCATTTTTTGGAATTTCCGAAATCTAGATGTGTGCATTTTGAGTTCTGTCCCGAAATAGAGAGGAGAAGAACTACAAAAATCTATAATATGCGACGTTCTGTGCAGAGAGCATTAGAATATGTTGTACAAAATTCAATTGTAAGACCGAAAATTGAAGACGATGTCGAGGAATCGcagatggaaataaataatggaTGTGGTGCAGTAGTTATTGACacgattgctgctgcttttgaaAATTCGAAAGATGTTAATTTGACTGACAAGCGTGACTAA